In Deltaproteobacteria bacterium, one genomic interval encodes:
- a CDS encoding membrane protein insertase YidC codes for MDSRTLLALVLSLAVLLVFQYFLGGNVSRPPREKTADKDVPAADSGKQAPGHEYGKPVRTYGGADVSVPSGISRPDIQIDTKAPLRKARDFTVETDLYRLVFSEKGGTVKNYFLKEYPATLSGDAAPVNLINVSPPYLPLGLRLESQPPIDLSSCFFEPDKEGLKLTKADEEARMKFTCDMPNGIKVTKTYTFHQGSYWIDLSIRLSGAGTIPGSVFLYNKPGKKKNRFTFAGPAYYGNNSLQEVKLKKMGEKHTYTGQVDWIGYGDNYFLTALIPVASQGPWNISIEKKEADGLTESRLTALKPAPGSAAQGVEILNLGVYFGPKEIDRLNALGHNLSKAINFGWFDPIAKPLLYILKFFFRFIHNYGIAIIIVTILIKVAFWPLAQKSAKSMKTMQKLQPKLAKLKESYGNDKEKLNKELMQLYKTYKVNPMSGCLPMLLQIPVFFALYKVLLQSIELRHAPFMLWINDLSAPDRLMIPGVNIPYLGGIPVLTLLMGVSMYLQQKLSPSSLDPTQARMMQFLPVIFTFMFINFPSGLVLYWLVNNVLSIAQQHYVNKFTN; via the coding sequence ATGGATTCACGCACATTGTTGGCATTAGTTCTGTCCTTGGCAGTATTGCTTGTATTTCAGTATTTTTTGGGTGGTAATGTATCAAGGCCGCCTCGTGAAAAGACCGCTGATAAGGATGTCCCTGCAGCGGATTCCGGCAAGCAGGCCCCAGGCCATGAGTATGGGAAACCCGTTCGCACTTATGGGGGGGCCGATGTCTCCGTCCCCAGCGGCATAAGCCGCCCTGACATTCAAATTGACACAAAGGCACCGCTCCGCAAGGCAAGAGACTTCACTGTGGAAACGGATTTGTACCGTCTCGTTTTCTCAGAAAAGGGCGGGACGGTCAAAAATTACTTTTTAAAGGAATATCCGGCAACGCTTTCAGGCGACGCTGCTCCCGTGAATTTGATCAATGTCTCTCCCCCGTATCTACCTCTTGGACTTCGGCTGGAATCCCAGCCGCCGATAGACCTTTCGTCCTGTTTCTTTGAACCGGACAAGGAAGGCCTGAAACTTACAAAGGCCGACGAAGAAGCGCGGATGAAATTTACTTGCGATATGCCTAACGGTATTAAAGTCACAAAGACATACACATTTCATCAGGGAAGTTACTGGATAGATCTATCTATCCGGTTGTCAGGGGCGGGGACCATCCCGGGGTCGGTATTCTTGTACAATAAACCAGGCAAGAAAAAAAACAGGTTTACATTTGCAGGCCCTGCCTACTATGGCAACAATTCGTTGCAAGAAGTAAAACTAAAAAAAATGGGGGAAAAGCATACGTACACGGGTCAGGTTGACTGGATAGGTTATGGTGACAACTATTTCCTTACAGCTTTAATCCCTGTTGCCAGCCAGGGACCCTGGAATATATCGATTGAGAAAAAAGAGGCCGACGGCCTGACTGAAAGCCGGCTGACTGCACTCAAGCCGGCTCCTGGAAGCGCGGCACAGGGAGTCGAGATCTTAAATCTGGGGGTATATTTCGGACCAAAAGAAATCGACCGCCTGAACGCCCTTGGACACAATCTCTCCAAGGCCATAAATTTTGGTTGGTTTGATCCGATTGCCAAGCCTCTTTTATATATTCTCAAATTCTTTTTCAGATTTATTCATAATTACGGCATTGCCATAATTATTGTTACCATACTGATAAAGGTCGCCTTCTGGCCCCTGGCGCAAAAGAGCGCCAAGTCCATGAAGACCATGCAGAAACTTCAGCCGAAACTGGCCAAGCTGAAAGAAAGCTATGGAAATGATAAAGAGAAGCTGAATAAGGAACTCATGCAGCTCTATAAAACCTACAAAGTGAATCCCATGAGCGGCTGTCTGCCTATGCTGCTTCAGATCCCGGTATTTTTTGCCTTGTACAAAGTATTGCTTCAATCGATAGAACTGCGCCATGCCCCCTTCATGCTGTGGATAAACGACCTTTCAGCTCCTGACCGGCTGATGATACCAGGGGTAAACATTCCTTACCTGGGAGGCATACCGGTACTTACCCTGCTTATGGGCGTCTCCATGTATTTACAGCAGAAATTAAGCCCTTCTTCTCTTGACCCGACCCAGGCCCGCATGATGCAGTTTCTTCCGGTGATATTTACCTTTATGTTCATTAATTTTCCCTCTGGATTGGTGCTCTACTGGTTGGTTAACAACGTACTTTCTATTGCACAACAACACTATGTGAACAAATTTACAAATTAA
- a CDS encoding membrane protein insertion efficiency factor YidD, with product MLSKLILSFLRIYRLLLSPVLPMSCRFVPSCSRYAEEAVIRHGPIKGMVLTAKRLLRCHPWTPGGYDPVP from the coding sequence ATATTAAGTAAGTTAATACTTTCCTTCCTTAGAATATACAGGCTATTGCTTTCTCCTGTTTTACCAATGTCTTGCCGTTTCGTTCCCAGTTGCTCTCGATACGCAGAGGAAGCCGTCATCAGGCATGGTCCCATTAAAGGTATGGTGTTGACTGCCAAACGACTCCTGAGGTGTCATCCCTGGACTCCGGGCGGATACGACCCTGTCCCCTGA